One region of Streptomyces leeuwenhoekii genomic DNA includes:
- a CDS encoding homoserine dehydrogenase, with product MRTRPLKVALLGCGVVGSEVARIMTTHADDLAARIGAPVELAGVAVRRPDRVREGVPAGLVTTDATALVKRGDIDVVVEVIGGIEPARTLITTAFEHGASVVSANKALLAQDGAALHAAAEEHGRDLYYEAAVAGAIPLIRPLRESLAGDKVNRVLGIVNGTTNFILDKMDSTGAGYQEALDEATALGYAEADPTADVEGFDAAAKAAILAGIAFHTRVRLDDVYREGMTEVTAADFASAKEMGCTIKLLAICERARDGASVTARVHPAMIPLSHPLASVRGAYNAVFVESDAAGQLMFYGPGAGGSPTASAVLGDLVAVCRNRLSGTTGPGESAYAALPVSPMGDVVTRYHISLDVADKPGVLAQVATVFAEHGVSIDTVRQQGRQDGGGEASLVVVTHRASDAALSGTVEALRKLDTVRGVASIMRVEGE from the coding sequence ATGCGTACGCGTCCGCTGAAGGTGGCGCTGCTGGGCTGTGGAGTGGTCGGCTCAGAGGTGGCGCGCATCATGACGACGCACGCCGACGACCTCGCCGCCAGGATCGGCGCCCCGGTGGAACTGGCCGGGGTGGCCGTCCGGCGGCCCGACCGGGTGCGTGAGGGCGTCCCCGCCGGGCTCGTCACCACCGACGCCACCGCCCTGGTCAAACGCGGCGACATCGACGTGGTCGTCGAGGTCATCGGCGGTATCGAGCCCGCCCGGACCCTGATCACCACCGCCTTCGAGCACGGCGCCTCCGTCGTCTCCGCCAACAAGGCGCTGCTCGCCCAGGACGGCGCCGCCCTGCACGCCGCCGCCGAGGAGCACGGCCGGGACCTCTACTACGAGGCCGCCGTCGCCGGCGCCATCCCGCTGATCCGCCCGCTGCGCGAGTCCCTGGCCGGCGACAAGGTCAACCGGGTGCTCGGCATCGTCAACGGCACGACCAACTTCATCCTCGACAAGATGGACTCCACGGGCGCCGGCTACCAGGAGGCGCTCGACGAGGCCACCGCGCTCGGGTACGCCGAGGCCGACCCGACCGCCGACGTCGAGGGCTTCGACGCCGCCGCCAAGGCGGCCATCCTCGCCGGTATCGCCTTCCACACGCGCGTGCGCCTGGACGACGTCTACCGCGAGGGCATGACCGAGGTCACCGCCGCCGACTTCGCCTCCGCCAAGGAGATGGGCTGCACCATCAAGCTGCTCGCCATCTGCGAGCGGGCCCGGGACGGGGCGTCGGTCACCGCGCGGGTGCACCCGGCGATGATCCCGCTCAGCCACCCCCTCGCCTCGGTGCGCGGCGCCTACAACGCCGTGTTCGTCGAGTCGGACGCGGCCGGGCAGCTCATGTTCTACGGCCCCGGCGCCGGCGGTTCCCCGACGGCCTCCGCCGTCCTCGGCGACCTGGTCGCCGTCTGCCGCAACCGGCTCAGCGGCACCACCGGACCCGGCGAGTCCGCCTACGCCGCGCTGCCCGTGTCGCCGATGGGAGACGTCGTCACGCGCTACCACATCAGCCTCGACGTGGCGGACAAGCCGGGTGTGCTCGCCCAGGTCGCGACCGTCTTCGCCGAGCACGGGGTCTCCATCGACACCGTGCGCCAGCAAGGACGACAGGACGGCGGCGGCGAGGCATCCCTCGTCGTCGTCACCCACCGCGCGTCCGACGCCGCCCTGAGCGGGACCGTCGAGGCGCTGCGCAAGCTCGACACCGTGCGGGGTGTCGCCAGCATCATGCGGGTTGAAGGAGAGTAA
- the prfA gene encoding peptide chain release factor 1, protein MFEAVEELVAEHADLEKKLADPSVHADQANARKLNKRYAELTPIVATYRSWKLTGDDIETAREFAADDPDFAAEVKELEKQREELTEKLRLLLVPRDPSDDKDVILEIKAGAGGDESALFAGDLLRMYLRYAERVGWKTEIIDATESELGGYKDVQVAVKARGQIEPGQGVWARLKYEGGVHRVQRVPATESQGRIHTSAAGVLVTPEAEEVDVEINPNDLRIDVYRSSGPGGQSVNTTDSAVRITHIPTGVVASCQNEKSQLQNKEQALRILRSRLLAMAQEEAEREAADARRSQVRTVDRSEKIRTYNYPENRISDHRVGFKAYNLDQVLDGDLDAVIQACVDADSAAKLAAA, encoded by the coding sequence ATGTTCGAGGCCGTCGAGGAACTCGTCGCCGAGCACGCCGACCTGGAGAAGAAGCTCGCCGACCCGTCGGTCCACGCCGACCAGGCGAACGCGCGCAAGCTGAACAAGCGCTACGCCGAGCTCACCCCGATCGTCGCCACGTACCGCTCCTGGAAGCTGACGGGCGACGACATCGAGACCGCGCGCGAGTTCGCGGCCGACGACCCCGACTTCGCCGCCGAGGTCAAGGAGCTGGAGAAGCAGCGCGAGGAACTCACCGAGAAGCTGCGCCTGCTGCTCGTCCCGCGCGACCCCAGCGACGACAAGGACGTGATCCTGGAGATCAAGGCGGGCGCGGGCGGCGACGAGTCGGCGCTGTTCGCCGGCGACCTGCTGCGCATGTACCTGCGCTACGCCGAGCGGGTCGGCTGGAAGACCGAGATCATCGACGCCACCGAGTCCGAGCTGGGCGGCTACAAGGACGTCCAGGTCGCGGTGAAGGCCCGCGGGCAGATCGAGCCCGGCCAGGGCGTGTGGGCCCGGCTGAAGTACGAAGGCGGCGTGCACCGCGTGCAGCGCGTCCCCGCCACCGAGTCGCAGGGCCGCATCCACACCTCCGCCGCCGGTGTCCTCGTCACCCCCGAGGCCGAGGAGGTCGACGTCGAGATCAACCCCAACGACCTGCGGATCGACGTCTACCGGTCCTCCGGCCCGGGCGGCCAGTCGGTCAACACCACCGACTCCGCCGTGCGCATCACGCACATCCCCACCGGAGTCGTCGCCTCCTGCCAGAACGAGAAGAGCCAGCTCCAGAACAAGGAGCAGGCCCTGCGTATCCTGCGCTCCAGGCTGCTGGCCATGGCGCAGGAGGAGGCGGAGAGGGAGGCCGCCGACGCCCGCCGCAGCCAGGTCCGCACCGTCGACCGCTCCGAGAAGATCCGCACCTACAACTACCCGGAGAACCGCATCTCGGACCACCGCGTCGGCTTCAAGGCGTACAACCTGGACCAGGTCCTGGACGGCGACCTCGACGCGGTGATCCAGGCATGCGTCGACGCGGACTCGGCGGCCAAGCTCGCCGCCGCGTGA
- the thrB gene encoding homoserine kinase, with translation MAGPAFRAAAVRVRVPATSANLGPGFDALGLALGLYDDVVVRVADSGLHIDIAGEGSETLPRDEKHLLVRSLRTAFDALGGQPRGLEIVCANRIPHGRGLGSSSAAICAGIVAARAVTIGGDVRLDDAALLDLATEIEGHPDNVAACLLGGFTLSWMEAGAARAIRMEPADSIVPVVFVPGKPVLTETARGLLPRTVPHVDAAANAGRAALLVEALTRRPELLLPATEDRLHQEYRAPAMPESAALVERLRSDGIPAVISGAGPTVMALADEGTADKVEALAGRDWAANRLSLDLRGASVLPLAT, from the coding sequence ATGGCCGGTCCAGCGTTCCGCGCCGCCGCCGTCCGGGTGCGCGTCCCCGCCACCAGCGCCAACCTCGGCCCGGGCTTCGACGCCCTCGGCCTGGCGCTGGGCTTGTACGACGACGTCGTCGTCCGGGTGGCCGACTCCGGGCTGCACATCGACATCGCGGGTGAGGGCAGCGAGACGCTCCCGCGCGACGAGAAGCACCTCCTGGTCCGCTCCCTGCGCACCGCCTTCGACGCCCTGGGCGGACAGCCGCGCGGCCTGGAGATCGTCTGCGCCAACCGCATTCCGCACGGCCGCGGGCTCGGCTCCTCCTCCGCCGCCATCTGCGCCGGCATCGTCGCCGCCCGCGCGGTGACCATAGGCGGCGACGTCCGCCTCGACGACGCGGCGCTGCTCGACCTCGCCACCGAGATCGAGGGCCACCCCGACAACGTGGCGGCCTGCCTGCTGGGCGGCTTCACCCTGTCCTGGATGGAGGCCGGCGCCGCCCGGGCGATCAGGATGGAGCCCGCCGATTCCATCGTTCCGGTGGTTTTCGTGCCCGGGAAGCCGGTGCTGACCGAGACGGCCCGCGGACTGCTCCCGCGCACCGTGCCGCACGTCGACGCCGCCGCCAACGCCGGCCGCGCCGCCCTCCTCGTCGAGGCCCTCACCCGGCGCCCCGAGCTGCTGCTGCCCGCCACCGAGGACCGCCTGCACCAGGAGTACCGCGCGCCCGCGATGCCCGAGAGCGCGGCACTGGTGGAGCGGCTGCGGTCCGACGGCATCCCCGCGGTGATCTCCGGCGCCGGGCCCACGGTGATGGCGCTGGCCGACGAGGGCACGGCCGACAAGGTCGAGGCGCTGGCGGGACGGGACTGGGCCGCCAACCGGCTCAGCCTCGATCTGCGCGGCGCGAGCGTGCTGCCGCTCGCGACCTGA
- the rpmE gene encoding 50S ribosomal protein L31, producing MKRDIHPAYVETQVSCTCGASFTTRSTIESGTIRAEVCSECHPFYTGKQKILDTGGRVARFEARFGKAAAGSKK from the coding sequence TTGAAGCGCGACATCCACCCCGCGTACGTCGAGACGCAGGTCAGCTGCACCTGCGGCGCGTCGTTCACCACCCGCAGCACCATCGAGTCCGGCACCATCCGGGCCGAGGTCTGCTCCGAGTGCCACCCGTTCTACACGGGCAAGCAGAAGATCCTCGACACCGGTGGCCGTGTGGCCCGCTTCGAGGCCCGCTTCGGCAAGGCTGCCGCCGGCTCCAAGAAGTAG
- the rho gene encoding transcription termination factor Rho — protein sequence MSDTTDLMGARVEETAAAPATDAAAPATGAGSRRRRGTGLEGMVLAELQQVASGLGIRGTARMRKSQLIEVIKEAQAAGGAAPAKTEAATETKPKRRATSRARTGEESAAEKGEKAQKAQKKADKAAADAPADKAVAQQQIEIPGQPSPQGGAPGDDAPSERRRRRATADAGSPAAAPETVAAEAKGEPKAETSAQQAQPQQQNQGESRSEGGDGGEGRRRDRRERGRDRDRDRDRDRDRDRRGKGDDQQQGNQQRQQQGGGRQDRQDRQDDYDDEAGGRRGRRGRYRDRRGRRGRDDIAAEPQIAEDDVLIPVAGILDILDNYAFIRTSGYLPGPNDVYVSLAQVRKNGLRKGDHITGAVRQPKEGERREKFNALVRLDSVNGMAPEHGRGRPEFNKLTPLYPQDRLRLETDPGVLTTRIIDLVSPIGKGQRGLIVAPPKTGKTMIMQAIANAITHNNPECHLMVVLVDERPEEVTDMQRSVKGEVISSTFDRPAEDHTTVAELAIERAKRLVELGHDVVVLLDSITRLGRAYNLAAPASGRILSGGVDSTALYPPKRFFGAARNIEDGGSLTILATALVDTGSRMDEVIFEEFKGTGNMELKLDRKLADKRIFPAVDVDASGTRKEEILLGAEELGIVWKLRRVLHALDSQQAIELLLDKMKQTKSNAEFLLQIQKTTPAPGNGD from the coding sequence GTGAGCGACACCACCGATCTGATGGGCGCACGTGTCGAGGAGACCGCTGCCGCGCCCGCCACGGACGCTGCCGCGCCTGCCACCGGTGCCGGCTCCCGGCGGCGCCGCGGTACCGGCCTCGAGGGCATGGTGCTGGCCGAGCTGCAGCAGGTCGCATCCGGCCTCGGCATCAGGGGCACGGCGCGCATGCGCAAGAGTCAGCTGATCGAGGTCATCAAGGAGGCGCAGGCCGCCGGCGGGGCCGCCCCGGCCAAGACCGAGGCCGCCACCGAGACCAAGCCGAAGCGCCGCGCCACCTCCCGGGCCCGTACGGGCGAGGAGAGCGCCGCCGAGAAGGGCGAGAAGGCCCAGAAGGCCCAGAAGAAGGCCGACAAGGCGGCTGCCGACGCCCCCGCCGACAAGGCCGTGGCCCAGCAGCAGATCGAGATTCCCGGCCAGCCTTCCCCCCAGGGCGGTGCCCCCGGTGACGACGCCCCCTCCGAGCGCCGTCGTCGCCGCGCCACCGCCGACGCCGGAAGCCCGGCCGCCGCTCCCGAGACGGTCGCCGCCGAGGCGAAGGGCGAGCCGAAGGCCGAGACGTCCGCGCAGCAGGCGCAGCCCCAGCAGCAGAACCAGGGCGAGAGCCGCTCCGAGGGTGGCGACGGCGGCGAGGGCCGCCGCCGCGACCGCCGCGAGCGCGGCCGTGACCGGGACCGCGACCGCGACCGCGACCGGGACCGTGACCGCCGGGGCAAGGGCGACGACCAGCAGCAGGGCAACCAGCAGCGCCAGCAGCAGGGCGGCGGCCGGCAGGACCGGCAGGACCGCCAGGACGACTACGACGACGAGGCCGGCGGGCGCCGGGGCCGTCGCGGCCGCTACCGCGACCGCCGTGGCCGCCGTGGCCGCGACGACATCGCCGCCGAGCCGCAGATCGCCGAGGACGACGTCCTGATCCCCGTCGCGGGCATCCTCGACATCCTCGACAACTACGCGTTCATCCGCACCTCCGGCTACCTGCCCGGCCCGAACGACGTGTACGTCTCCCTCGCCCAGGTCCGCAAGAACGGCCTGCGCAAGGGCGACCACATCACCGGTGCCGTGCGCCAGCCCAAGGAGGGCGAGCGCCGCGAGAAGTTCAACGCGCTGGTGCGCCTGGACTCCGTCAACGGCATGGCGCCCGAACACGGCCGCGGCCGCCCGGAGTTCAACAAGCTGACGCCGCTGTACCCGCAGGACCGCCTCCGCCTGGAGACGGACCCCGGCGTCCTCACCACGCGGATCATCGACCTGGTCTCGCCCATCGGCAAGGGCCAGCGCGGTCTGATCGTGGCCCCGCCGAAGACCGGCAAGACCATGATCATGCAGGCGATCGCCAACGCGATCACCCACAACAACCCCGAGTGCCACCTGATGGTCGTCCTCGTCGACGAGCGTCCGGAAGAGGTCACCGACATGCAGCGGTCGGTCAAGGGCGAGGTCATCTCCTCGACCTTCGACCGCCCGGCCGAGGACCACACCACGGTCGCCGAGCTCGCCATCGAGCGCGCCAAGCGCCTGGTGGAGCTGGGTCACGACGTGGTCGTGCTGCTGGACTCGATCACCCGCCTGGGCCGTGCGTACAACCTCGCCGCCCCGGCCTCGGGCCGCATCCTGTCCGGTGGTGTCGACTCCACCGCCCTGTACCCGCCCAAGCGCTTCTTCGGCGCGGCGCGCAACATCGAGGACGGCGGCTCGCTGACCATCCTCGCCACCGCGCTGGTGGACACCGGGTCCCGCATGGACGAGGTGATCTTCGAGGAGTTCAAGGGCACCGGCAACATGGAGCTCAAGCTCGACCGGAAGCTCGCCGACAAGCGCATCTTCCCGGCCGTCGACGTCGACGCCTCCGGCACCCGCAAGGAGGAGATCCTGCTGGGCGCCGAGGAGCTGGGCATCGTCTGGAAGCTGCGCCGGGTGCTGCACGCGCTCGACTCGCAGCAGGCGATCGAGCTGCTCCTCGACAAGATGAAGCAGACCAAGTCGAACGCCGAGTTCCTGCTGCAGATCCAGAAGACGACGCCGGCGCCGGGCAACGGCGACTGA
- the thrC gene encoding threonine synthase, translating to MTHQWRGIIEEYRDRLPVSDTTPVVTLREGGTPLVPAQVLSERTGCEVHLKVEGANPTGSFKDRGMTMAITKAKEEGAKAVICASTGNTSASAAAYAVRAGMVSAVLVPQGKIALGKMGQALVHGAKILQVDGNFDDCLTLARGLSDNYPVALVNSVNPVRIEGQKTASFEIVDMLGDAPDIHVLPVGNAGNITAYWKGYREYAADGIASRTPRMWGFQASGSAPIVRGEVVKDPSTIATAIRIGNPASWQYALAARDESGGLIDEVTDREILRAYRLLAAQEGVFVEPASAASVAGLLKAAEQGKVDPGQRIVCTVTGNGLKDPDWAVAGAPQPVTVPVDAATAAERLGLV from the coding sequence ATGACCCACCAGTGGCGCGGAATCATCGAGGAGTACCGGGACAGGCTGCCGGTCTCCGACACCACGCCGGTCGTGACGCTCCGTGAGGGCGGCACGCCGCTCGTGCCCGCGCAGGTGCTCTCCGAGCGCACGGGCTGCGAGGTCCACCTGAAGGTGGAGGGCGCGAACCCCACCGGGTCCTTCAAGGACCGCGGCATGACCATGGCCATCACCAAGGCCAAGGAGGAGGGCGCGAAGGCCGTCATCTGCGCCTCCACCGGCAACACCTCGGCGAGCGCCGCGGCGTACGCCGTGCGGGCCGGGATGGTGTCCGCCGTGCTCGTCCCGCAGGGCAAGATCGCGCTCGGCAAGATGGGCCAGGCCCTCGTGCACGGCGCGAAGATCCTCCAGGTCGACGGCAACTTCGACGACTGCCTCACGCTCGCGCGCGGCCTGAGCGACAACTACCCCGTGGCGCTGGTCAATTCGGTCAATCCGGTGCGTATCGAGGGGCAGAAGACCGCCTCGTTCGAGATCGTGGACATGCTGGGCGACGCGCCCGACATCCATGTGCTGCCGGTCGGCAACGCGGGCAACATCACCGCGTACTGGAAGGGGTACCGGGAGTACGCCGCCGACGGCATCGCCTCCAGGACCCCCCGCATGTGGGGCTTCCAGGCGTCCGGCAGCGCGCCGATCGTGCGCGGCGAGGTGGTCAAGGACCCGTCGACCATCGCCACCGCCATCCGGATCGGCAACCCGGCCTCGTGGCAGTACGCGCTGGCCGCGCGGGACGAGTCCGGCGGCCTCATCGACGAGGTGACGGACCGTGAGATCCTGCGCGCCTACCGGCTGTTGGCCGCGCAGGAGGGCGTCTTCGTCGAGCCCGCCTCCGCCGCCTCCGTCGCCGGTCTGCTGAAGGCGGCCGAGCAGGGCAAGGTCGACCCCGGACAGCGCATCGTGTGCACCGTCACCGGAAACGGCCTAAAGGACCCCGACTGGGCAGTCGCCGGAGCTCCGCAGCCGGTCACCGTCCCGGTCGACGCGGCGACGGCGGCCGAGCGGCTCGGTCTGGTCTAG
- a CDS encoding trypsin-like serine protease: MTSTFRRAHRALPAAAAALALSGAVLAAAPAEATEVPPVPARQTVGTLPSASQAELLQRVQDAQEALKDDATAAPAAEPKSTASPQATSGTVDPKIIGGKDATIAEAPWMVQLHYYDDKGTADGSDDEGYFCGGTLVAPAKVLTAAHCVYGLDWTKNGTVIAGTSRVPTGTDLNGGRAAGVWRQWINPTYNNGTVAGGDLAVLTLTEALPYKTLQVTSSTDTASYGNGTPATVYGWGRTSSTSDDISLTLKKASVPMRSDSACTSYFGSDFVPGQMACAGNPASGQDAGTVSPCNGDSGGPLVVNGRIAGVVSWGVTDCVKSGAYAVYAKTRSYVGALNARIDDTDLDFDGRADLFARTPAGQAYEYYSLGKAPYLGNRMALGDYSGITLVRQADLDRDFFQDYLLRASDGVLYRFAFNGVDRYETTRIGGGWNAMKNIAVPGDLSGDALPDLIGQDKAGVLWLYPGKGNGTFGTRVRVGGGWGSLTIAGKGDYTGDGKADLLARDTSGVLWLYPGRGAASPAFGTRVKVGGGWNYNAYAATGDINGDGRADLLARDSSGVLWLYHGRGVSSAPFATRIKVGGGWGAFNLFG; encoded by the coding sequence GTGACATCTACTTTCCGGAGAGCGCACAGAGCTCTCCCCGCGGCCGCGGCCGCGCTCGCGCTGTCGGGCGCCGTCCTGGCGGCCGCTCCGGCCGAGGCGACCGAGGTGCCCCCGGTCCCGGCCCGGCAGACCGTCGGGACGCTGCCCAGCGCCTCTCAGGCGGAGCTGCTCCAGCGCGTCCAGGACGCCCAGGAAGCGCTCAAGGACGACGCCACCGCCGCACCGGCGGCGGAACCGAAGTCCACCGCGAGCCCGCAGGCCACGTCCGGCACCGTCGACCCGAAGATCATCGGCGGCAAGGACGCGACCATCGCCGAGGCGCCGTGGATGGTGCAGCTGCACTACTACGACGACAAGGGCACCGCCGACGGGTCCGACGACGAGGGCTACTTCTGCGGCGGCACCCTGGTCGCCCCGGCGAAGGTCCTCACCGCAGCTCACTGCGTCTACGGTCTGGACTGGACCAAGAACGGCACCGTCATCGCCGGCACCAGCAGGGTGCCGACCGGCACGGACCTGAACGGCGGCCGGGCCGCCGGCGTGTGGCGCCAGTGGATCAACCCCACGTACAACAACGGCACCGTCGCGGGCGGCGACCTCGCGGTGCTGACGCTGACCGAGGCGCTGCCGTACAAGACGCTCCAGGTGACGTCGAGCACGGACACCGCCTCGTACGGCAACGGCACCCCGGCGACGGTCTACGGCTGGGGGCGCACCAGCTCCACCAGCGACGACATCTCGCTGACCCTGAAGAAGGCGTCCGTCCCGATGCGGTCGGACTCCGCCTGCACCTCGTACTTCGGGTCCGACTTCGTGCCCGGGCAGATGGCCTGCGCCGGCAACCCGGCCTCCGGCCAGGACGCCGGGACGGTCTCCCCGTGCAACGGTGACTCCGGCGGCCCGCTCGTGGTCAACGGACGGATCGCCGGTGTCGTGTCGTGGGGCGTGACGGACTGCGTCAAGTCCGGCGCCTACGCCGTCTACGCCAAGACCCGCTCCTACGTGGGGGCGCTCAACGCACGGATCGACGACACCGACCTCGACTTCGACGGCCGGGCGGACCTGTTCGCCCGCACGCCCGCCGGGCAGGCCTACGAGTACTACTCCCTCGGCAAGGCGCCGTACCTGGGCAACCGCATGGCCCTCGGCGACTACAGCGGGATCACCCTGGTCCGGCAGGCCGACCTCGACCGGGACTTCTTCCAGGACTACCTGCTGCGCGCCTCCGACGGTGTCCTGTACCGCTTCGCGTTCAACGGCGTCGACCGCTACGAGACCACCCGTATCGGCGGCGGCTGGAACGCGATGAAGAACATCGCGGTTCCCGGCGACCTCTCCGGCGACGCCCTGCCCGACCTGATCGGCCAGGACAAGGCCGGGGTCCTGTGGCTCTACCCCGGCAAGGGCAACGGCACGTTCGGCACCCGTGTCCGGGTCGGCGGCGGCTGGGGCAGCCTCACCATCGCCGGCAAGGGCGACTACACGGGCGACGGCAAGGCCGATCTGCTGGCCCGGGACACCTCCGGTGTGCTGTGGCTGTACCCGGGCCGCGGCGCCGCGTCGCCCGCCTTCGGCACCCGCGTGAAGGTCGGCGGCGGCTGGAACTACAACGCCTACGCCGCCACCGGTGACATCAACGGCGACGGCAGGGCCGATCTGCTGGCCCGCGACAGCTCCGGCGTGCTGTGGCTGTACCACGGCCGTGGCGTCTCCTCGGCGCCGTTCGCCACCCGGATCAAGGTCGGCGGCGGCTGGGGAGCCTTCAACCTCTTCGGCTGA
- a CDS encoding LCP family protein yields MPADSTPGPGIPGAPGSKGPRHRARGRRRKPRSRRRTGLLVAAWTAAGIVVLGGSGAGYLYFKLNGNLRSVDIDQALGTDRPGRSGNGSENILVLGSDTRSGGNGKIGGGADDGTARSDTAMIVHVHQGHREASVVSLPRDTLIDRPACTDTAGRQYPAAHEVMFNSAYATGGAACAVKTVESLTGLRMDHYLEIDFSGFQKLVDELGGVRVTTTEDIRDPDSHLDLKAGTHRLSGAQALGLVRTRHGVGDGSDLGRIQLQQAFVKALAAQVKDIGVLTSPKKLYDLADTATRTVTTDSGLGSVNSLMAFASGLKGIDASHLHMVTLPVRYDPADGNRVLVQEDKARQVWDALRNDRRVPKAATEGTATGEAADVVSAP; encoded by the coding sequence ATGCCCGCCGACAGCACGCCGGGCCCCGGCATACCGGGCGCACCCGGCAGCAAGGGCCCGCGCCACCGCGCCAGGGGCCGCCGCCGCAAGCCGCGCAGCAGGCGGCGCACCGGGCTGCTCGTCGCGGCGTGGACCGCCGCGGGCATCGTCGTCCTCGGCGGCTCGGGAGCCGGTTACCTGTACTTCAAGCTCAACGGCAACCTCAGAAGCGTCGACATCGACCAGGCCCTCGGCACCGACCGTCCCGGCAGGTCCGGCAACGGCTCGGAGAACATCCTGGTCCTCGGCTCCGACACCCGCTCCGGCGGCAACGGGAAGATCGGCGGCGGCGCCGACGACGGCACCGCACGCTCCGACACCGCGATGATCGTCCACGTCCACCAGGGCCACCGCGAGGCCAGCGTGGTCTCCCTGCCGCGCGACACCCTCATCGACCGGCCCGCCTGCACCGACACCGCCGGCCGCCAGTACCCCGCCGCGCACGAGGTGATGTTCAACTCGGCGTACGCCACCGGCGGCGCCGCCTGCGCCGTGAAGACCGTGGAGTCCCTCACCGGCCTGCGCATGGACCACTACCTGGAGATCGACTTCTCCGGGTTCCAGAAGCTGGTCGACGAGCTCGGCGGCGTCCGGGTCACCACCACCGAGGACATCCGGGACCCCGACAGCCACCTCGACCTGAAGGCCGGCACCCACCGGCTGAGCGGCGCGCAGGCCCTCGGCCTGGTCCGCACCCGGCACGGCGTCGGCGACGGCTCCGACCTCGGCCGCATCCAGCTCCAGCAGGCCTTCGTCAAGGCCCTGGCCGCCCAGGTGAAGGACATCGGCGTCCTCACCAGCCCCAAGAAGCTCTACGACCTCGCCGACACCGCCACCAGGACCGTGACCACCGACTCCGGCCTGGGCTCGGTGAACTCCCTCATGGCGTTCGCGAGCGGGCTGAAGGGCATCGACGCCTCGCATCTGCACATGGTCACCCTGCCGGTGCGCTACGACCCCGCCGACGGCAACCGGGTCCTCGTCCAGGAGGACAAGGCCCGGCAGGTCTGGGACGCCCTGAGGAACGACCGGCGGGTGCCGAAGGCGGCCACCGAGGGCACGGCCACCGGTGAGGCCGCGGACGTGGTCAGCGCGCCCTGA